A window of the Verminephrobacter eiseniae EF01-2 genome harbors these coding sequences:
- a CDS encoding Ig-like domain-containing protein, producing MYRANGLVRFLTVTGGSLNHGTLIRIGAGTNTYRVQFIPTEGLEKSDAKVRYDSPNDESDGELTFAIDTLRPTVASASIAKSDLRLGEKTTITITFSERVTRSSFTLEDLQVDAGKGTLSNLRVAPSDTTATTAAATTWLVDLEAPATRPATGLHGNQIRINLDGITDVPGNAGASRGVSVPARYNIDDGVPPTGTIALSATSLKAGETMIVTFTFSENVPNFGLDAIQYDTSKGTLSALTQSSTDSKVWTATYTPRSDTENANNTIRVNLASIRDAQGNAGSGTPSSGNFSIDTLRPTVDVTISDNRLTVGETATITFTFRESVTGFDLGDVQYDTSKGTLGALTAVGTDGKVWSATYTPRPDIESTENTIRVNLSGVRDARDNAGEGTATSGNFSIDTRPPVNVTISDNRLTAGETATITFTFNERVTGFTKEAIDLSQANGTLGDLTAVGTDGKVWTATFTPTANLARTTNHRLTLNLANVRNAAGNTVANNTYAFNQYTVDTMVFALSSATANRDQLVLSYSDATALDGNADHAPTNESFTVLVDGTRIDVSRVTVDAAARTVTLTLARAVTTGQTVTVAYQDTDTSDNKALQEAGTGDDAASFAARAVTNLTQPPVAPATPEAPGAGAPDDDRDGVPNSLEDLAPGLLRPDGSAGLAGDGNGDGVKDSQQAAVASTRDQTLVAGSQNGKLLPDSNARITELVRSDAPANLPKGMEMPIGLTSFKASLAEGRSTESFSLYVDPALGANGYWLKNSAGIWVNLASEPYGGKVASEGGRTRLDFQIQDGGQYDADGQVNGSISAPGAVAKMPLSIVGQASDAHSFGFWY from the coding sequence ATGTATCGCGCGAATGGCCTGGTCCGTTTCTTGACCGTCACCGGCGGCTCGTTGAACCACGGCACCCTCATCAGGATTGGCGCCGGCACTAATACCTATAGAGTCCAATTCATACCTACCGAAGGCTTGGAGAAATCCGACGCCAAAGTCCGCTACGACAGCCCCAACGATGAGTCCGACGGAGAGCTCACCTTCGCCATCGACACCCTGCGGCCCACCGTTGCCAGTGCCTCGATCGCCAAAAGCGACCTGCGCCTCGGGGAAAAAACCACCATCACCATCACCTTCAGCGAACGGGTGACCCGCAGCAGCTTCACCCTCGAAGACCTGCAGGTGGACGCCGGCAAGGGCACTTTGAGCAACCTGCGCGTCGCCCCCTCCGACACCACAGCCACCACCGCCGCCGCCACCACCTGGCTGGTCGACCTGGAGGCCCCGGCCACCCGGCCCGCGACGGGCCTGCATGGCAACCAGATACGGATCAACCTCGACGGCATCACCGATGTCCCGGGCAACGCAGGCGCAAGCCGGGGGGTGAGCGTCCCGGCCCGCTACAACATCGACGACGGTGTGCCGCCCACGGGCACCATCGCGCTGTCGGCCACCAGCCTGAAGGCCGGCGAGACGATGATCGTCACCTTCACCTTCAGCGAGAACGTCCCCAACTTCGGTCTCGACGCCATCCAGTACGACACCAGCAAAGGCACGCTGAGCGCGCTGACGCAAAGCAGCACCGACAGCAAGGTCTGGACCGCCACCTACACGCCCCGGTCCGACACCGAGAACGCCAACAACACCATCCGCGTGAACCTCGCCAGCATCCGGGACGCGCAGGGCAACGCCGGATCGGGCACCCCCAGCAGCGGCAACTTCAGCATCGACACCCTGCGCCCCACGGTCGACGTGACGATCAGCGACAACCGCCTCACCGTTGGCGAAACCGCCACCATCACCTTCACTTTCAGAGAGAGCGTCACCGGCTTCGATCTCGGTGACGTTCAGTACGACACCAGCAAAGGCACGCTGGGCGCGCTGACGGCGGTCGGCACCGACGGCAAGGTCTGGAGCGCCACCTACACGCCCCGGCCCGACATCGAGAGCACCGAAAACACCATCCGCGTGAACCTCAGCGGCGTCCGGGACGCGCGGGACAACGCCGGAGAGGGCACCGCCACCAGCGGCAACTTCAGCATCGACACCCGCCCCCCGGTCAACGTGACGATCAGCGATAACCGCCTCACCGCTGGCGAAACCGCCACCATCACCTTCACCTTCAACGAGCGCGTCACCGGCTTCACGAAAGAGGCCATCGACCTGTCCCAGGCCAACGGCACGCTCGGCGACCTGACGGCGGTCGGCACCGACGGCAAAGTCTGGACCGCCACCTTCACACCCACGGCCAACCTGGCGCGTACCACCAACCACCGGCTCACCCTGAACCTGGCCAATGTCAGGAATGCCGCAGGCAACACCGTCGCCAACAACACCTACGCGTTCAACCAGTACACCGTAGACACCATGGTCTTTGCGCTCAGCAGCGCCACGGCGAACCGCGACCAGTTGGTGCTGAGCTACAGCGACGCAACGGCGCTCGACGGGAACGCGGACCATGCCCCGACCAACGAGTCCTTTACCGTGCTGGTCGATGGCACGCGCATCGACGTCAGCCGGGTGACGGTGGATGCAGCGGCCAGGACGGTCACGCTGACCCTGGCCCGCGCGGTGACCACCGGCCAGACGGTGACCGTCGCCTACCAGGACACCGACACCAGCGACAACAAAGCGCTACAGGAAGCCGGCACCGGTGACGACGCGGCCAGCTTCGCGGCCAGGGCGGTGACCAACCTCACCCAGCCCCCGGTCGCACCCGCCACACCGGAGGCGCCGGGTGCGGGTGCGCCGGACGACGACCGCGACGGTGTGCCGAACAGCCTGGAGGACCTGGCCCCCGGCCTGCTGCGCCCCGATGGCTCGGCCGGCCTGGCTGGCGACGGCAACGGCGATGGCGTCAAAGACAGCCAGCAGGCCGCCGTCGCTTCGACCCGCGACCAGACCCTGGTGGCCGGCAGCCAGAACGGCAAACTGCTCCCGGACAGCAACGCGCGCATCACCGAACTGGTGCGCAGCGATGCCCCGGCCAATCTGCCCAAGGGCATGGAGATGCCGATCGGGCTGACCTCATTCAAGGCGTCGCTGGCCGAGGGCCGCAGCACCGAGAGCTTCAGCCTGTACGTAGACCCGGCGCTCGGCGCCAACGGCTACTGGCTCAAGAACAGCGCCGGCATCTGGGTGAACCTGGCCAGCGAACCGTATGGCGGCAAGGTGGCCAGCGAAGGCGGGCGCACGCGGCTGGACTTTCAGATCCAGGACGGCGGCCAGTACGACGCCGACGGCCAGGTCAACGGCAGCATCAGTGCGCCCGGCGCCGTGGCGAAGATGCCGCTGTCCATCGTCGGGCAGGCGTCGGATGCCCATTCGTTCGGCTTTTGGTACTGA
- a CDS encoding VanZ family protein, with the protein MHQSSAGPLALSYAALIVFASLFPFEGWRAQGIDPLVFLLAALPPPYWTWFDVLTNAAGYAPLGFLLALGLLRTGSGRRAVLLATLAGALLSLAMEFLQIYLPRRVPSNLDLALNAAGALAGASIAALLARLGVLGRWHDWRERWLLPDASGAMVLLALWPPALLFPAAVPFGLGQVQQRLETALIGWLAHTPSMPSMPLPDGLPLRQTALAPLSPGGELLCVALGLLAPCLLGYCVIRQARHRVLLALALAALGIALTALSAALSWGPVHAWQWLNRPARAGLWAALALALLLLALPRRACAAMLLLALVWQLALLNQAPTSAYFAQTLQLWEQGRFIRFYGLGQWLGWLWPYATLLYVLLRVSGRQRHEPLS; encoded by the coding sequence ATGCACCAGAGCTCCGCTGGGCCGCTGGCGCTGAGCTACGCGGCGCTGATCGTCTTTGCCAGCCTGTTCCCGTTCGAGGGCTGGCGCGCGCAGGGCATCGACCCGCTGGTGTTTCTGCTGGCGGCGCTGCCCCCGCCATACTGGACCTGGTTCGATGTGCTGACCAATGCCGCAGGCTATGCGCCGCTGGGTTTTTTGCTGGCGCTGGGCCTGCTGCGCACAGGCTCGGGCCGCAGGGCGGTGCTGCTGGCCACGCTGGCGGGGGCGCTGCTGTCGCTGGCAATGGAGTTCTTGCAGATCTATCTGCCCCGGCGGGTGCCGTCCAACCTGGATCTGGCGCTCAATGCCGCTGGCGCGCTGGCGGGGGCCTCGATCGCGGCCTTGCTGGCGCGCCTGGGCGTGCTCGGGCGCTGGCACGATTGGCGCGAGCGCTGGCTCCTGCCCGATGCCAGCGGCGCCATGGTGCTGCTGGCCCTGTGGCCGCCGGCATTGCTGTTTCCGGCCGCCGTGCCTTTCGGGCTGGGCCAGGTGCAGCAGCGGCTGGAGACGGCGCTGATCGGTTGGCTGGCCCATACCCCATCGATGCCATCGATGCCGCTGCCCGACGGCCTGCCATTGCGCCAGACCGCGCTGGCGCCGCTGTCCCCCGGCGGCGAGCTGCTATGCGTCGCGCTGGGGCTGCTCGCCCCCTGCCTGCTGGGCTATTGCGTGATCCGCCAGGCGCGGCACCGCGTGCTGCTGGCGCTGGCGCTGGCGGCACTGGGCATCGCGCTCACGGCGCTGTCGGCCGCGCTGAGTTGGGGTCCGGTCCATGCCTGGCAGTGGCTGAACCGGCCCGCGCGCGCCGGGCTTTGGGCTGCGCTGGCGCTGGCCTTGCTGCTGCTCGCCCTGCCGCGCCGGGCCTGCGCGGCCATGCTGCTGCTGGCGCTGGTCTGGCAGTTGGCGCTGCTCAACCAGGCGCCCACCAGCGCTTACTTTGCCCAGACCTTGCAGCTTTGGGAGCAGGGCCGCTTCATCCGCTTTTATGGCCTGGGCCAGTGGCTCGGCTGGCTCTGGCCCTATGCCACATTGCTGTATGTGCTGCTGCGGGTATCGGGCCGGCAGCGGCATGAACCGCTTTCCTGA
- a CDS encoding CopD family protein, whose product MLWIKAFHIVFVTCWFAGLFYLPRIFVNLALLAPGAAAERERLLLMARKLLRFTTLLSAPALALGVWLWLGYGIGRGPGSGWMHAKLAVVLLVIGYHHGCGRLLRQLADGRCRRSPVWLRWFNELPLLLLTAAVLLVVLKPF is encoded by the coding sequence ATGCTCTGGATCAAAGCCTTTCACATCGTCTTCGTGACCTGCTGGTTCGCCGGCCTGTTTTACCTGCCGCGCATCTTCGTGAATCTGGCGCTGCTCGCCCCGGGCGCTGCCGCCGAGCGCGAGCGCCTGTTGCTGATGGCCCGCAAGCTGCTGCGCTTTACCACGCTGCTGTCGGCGCCGGCGCTGGCGCTGGGGGTCTGGCTCTGGCTCGGCTACGGCATTGGCCGCGGCCCGGGCAGCGGCTGGATGCACGCCAAGCTCGCCGTGGTGCTGCTGGTGATCGGTTACCACCATGGCTGCGGCCGGCTGTTGCGCCAACTGGCCGATGGCCGTTGCCGCCGCAGCCCGGTGTGGCTGCGCTGGTTCAACGAACTGCCGCTGCTGCTGCTGACGGCGGCGGTGCTGCTGGTGGTGCTCAAGCCGTTTTGA
- a CDS encoding TetR/AcrR family transcriptional regulator yields MQARTPIVKRSARRTAAITEAGRPDRRQAILLAAEKLFAQHGYHAVTIRQIAEQAGVPLALVGYYFGPKHALFHAIFEHWSHTIDERLAGLAALDNDPDDPRTLVRIIEVFTGPVLALRAGAEGEYYALLVSRELGHATAEVDRVLRGYFDPLAQAYIDALHLALPHATRSQVAWGYQFTLGALLHHLSDTRIERLSHGQNKRSDPAVAPMLVNFIVGGLRAALPRPQPGRAQETIPGSEPT; encoded by the coding sequence ATGCAGGCCCGTACCCCTATCGTCAAGCGCAGCGCCCGCCGGACCGCCGCGATCACCGAGGCCGGCCGGCCCGACCGCCGGCAGGCCATCCTGCTGGCGGCCGAAAAGCTCTTCGCGCAGCACGGCTACCACGCGGTGACGATCCGCCAGATCGCCGAGCAAGCCGGTGTGCCGCTGGCGCTGGTGGGCTATTACTTCGGCCCCAAGCACGCGCTCTTTCATGCCATCTTCGAGCACTGGAGCCACACCATCGACGAGCGGCTGGCCGGCTTGGCTGCGCTGGACAACGACCCCGATGATCCGCGCACGCTGGTGCGCATCATCGAGGTCTTCACCGGCCCGGTGCTGGCCCTGCGCGCGGGCGCCGAGGGCGAGTACTACGCGCTGCTGGTCTCGCGCGAGTTGGGCCATGCCACGGCGGAAGTCGATCGCGTGCTGCGCGGCTACTTCGACCCGTTGGCACAGGCCTATATCGACGCGCTCCACCTCGCGCTGCCTCATGCCACGCGCAGCCAGGTGGCGTGGGGCTATCAGTTCACTCTTGGCGCGCTGCTGCACCACCTGAGCGACACGCGCATCGAACGCCTCTCGCATGGCCAGAACAAGCGCAGCGACCCGGCCGTGGCGCCGATGCTCGTGAACTTCATCGTCGGCGGCCTGCGCGCCGCGCTGCCGCGCCCCCAGCCCGGGCGCGCGCAAGAAACCATCCCCGGGAGTGAACCGACATGA
- a CDS encoding ABC transporter substrate-binding protein, giving the protein MTPKRRTLLWALAAATAPAVRAQSNPKIVFGYTAVTDFASVFVAAEEGGFKRRNLDVELKFIALNSIIPAALQSDSLQIGGPTPSVFLQAVDGGLDLVLVAGGAVTSKTITSFGLVARAGSGIKSAQDCVGKKIGVPGLGAFLHVTFRAWLKNSGVDYRKVHFVEVAFPQHGDLLRGGSVDAVVSADPFMSRITDSGAGYVASYYSTFLPENNQTIVHAAKREWVASNPAAVHAFRQALLESANFMQQPKNDAKVRAAIGKYIKLPPEVLVKLQISPPGPMVSDRQLAYWSALMKEQDMLKTDIDVARLIVK; this is encoded by the coding sequence ATGACGCCGAAAAGACGCACCCTGCTATGGGCGCTTGCCGCCGCCACTGCGCCGGCTGTGCGCGCGCAGTCGAACCCGAAGATCGTGTTCGGCTACACGGCGGTGACCGACTTCGCCTCGGTCTTCGTGGCGGCAGAAGAAGGCGGCTTCAAGAGGCGCAACCTGGACGTGGAACTGAAGTTCATTGCGCTGAACTCCATCATTCCGGCGGCGCTGCAATCGGACTCGCTGCAGATCGGCGGGCCCACGCCTTCGGTGTTCTTGCAGGCGGTGGACGGCGGGCTGGACCTGGTGCTGGTGGCCGGCGGCGCGGTCACGTCCAAGACCATCACCAGTTTCGGCCTGGTGGCGCGCGCAGGCTCCGGCATCAAGAGCGCGCAGGACTGCGTGGGCAAGAAGATCGGCGTGCCGGGCCTTGGCGCCTTCCTGCATGTGACCTTCCGCGCATGGCTCAAGAACAGCGGCGTGGATTACCGCAAGGTCCACTTCGTCGAGGTCGCGTTCCCGCAGCACGGCGACTTGCTGCGCGGCGGCTCGGTGGACGCGGTGGTGTCGGCCGACCCGTTCATGAGCCGCATCACCGACAGCGGCGCGGGCTACGTGGCCTCGTACTACTCGACCTTCCTGCCGGAGAACAACCAGACCATCGTGCACGCGGCCAAGCGCGAGTGGGTCGCCAGCAACCCTGCGGCGGTGCACGCCTTTCGCCAGGCGCTGCTCGAATCCGCGAACTTCATGCAGCAGCCCAAAAACGACGCAAAGGTGCGCGCCGCGATCGGCAAGTACATCAAACTGCCGCCCGAGGTGCTGGTCAAGTTGCAGATCTCGCCGCCCGGCCCGATGGTGAGCGACCGGCAACTGGCCTACTGGAGCGCTCTGATGAAGGAGCAGGACATGCTCAAGACGGACATCGACGTTGCGCGGTTGATCGTCAAGTGA
- a CDS encoding ABC transporter ATP-binding protein, with protein MICAPASITASAASTAGAPGALRAPAGSAAPPAPFLRLDGVAIRFGGREILTPTSFDVAHGEFVCIVGPSGCGKTTLLRAASGLVRASAGEVRRNGVKMTGPVREVAFVFQDYGRALLPWRTVAGNVSLAFEAAGVPAAERGPRIADVLGKVGLVKHAQKFPVQLSGGMQQRVQIARCLAQKPELMMMDEPFGALDALTRQSLQDELARLVRDDGLTVLFVTHDLEEAIYLADRVIALRANPGPGRPSLARMIDVGLERPRDHLTTKEHPDYLRLRRELFAFIEHSHD; from the coding sequence GTGATCTGCGCTCCCGCATCGATCACCGCATCTGCCGCCTCGACGGCGGGAGCGCCCGGCGCATTGCGCGCGCCCGCAGGTTCTGCGGCGCCGCCCGCGCCCTTCCTGCGCCTGGATGGCGTGGCGATCCGGTTCGGCGGGCGCGAGATTCTGACGCCCACCTCGTTCGACGTGGCACATGGCGAATTCGTCTGCATCGTGGGCCCGAGCGGGTGCGGCAAGACCACGCTGCTGCGCGCAGCCAGTGGGCTGGTCCGCGCCAGCGCCGGCGAAGTGCGGCGCAACGGCGTGAAGATGACCGGGCCTGTGCGCGAGGTGGCCTTTGTGTTCCAGGACTACGGCCGCGCGCTACTGCCTTGGCGCACGGTGGCAGGCAATGTGAGCCTGGCATTCGAGGCGGCCGGCGTGCCTGCGGCCGAGCGCGGGCCGCGCATCGCCGATGTGCTGGGCAAGGTCGGTCTGGTCAAACATGCGCAAAAGTTCCCGGTGCAGTTGTCGGGCGGCATGCAGCAGCGCGTGCAGATTGCGCGTTGCCTGGCGCAAAAGCCCGAGTTGATGATGATGGACGAGCCTTTTGGCGCGCTCGATGCGCTCACGCGCCAGAGCTTGCAGGACGAACTGGCGCGGCTGGTGCGCGACGACGGGCTGACGGTGCTCTTTGTCACGCACGATCTCGAAGAAGCCATCTACTTGGCAGACCGCGTGATCGCGCTGCGCGCCAACCCTGGCCCGGGGCGGCCGAGCCTGGCGCGGATGATCGACGTGGGGCTTGAGCGTCCGCGCGACCATCTGACGACCAAGGAACATCCGGACTACCTGCGATTGCGGCGCGAGCTGTTCGCTTTCATCGAGCACAGCCATGACTGA
- a CDS encoding ABC transporter permease — protein MAQGRLLRWLRPWVFPALLAAAFEWYARRAAALGSDALAPPSAATRALVGAALDGSLWHATGFTLGTAALGLLLGTALGLALGLVLGISRRAAQLGFLSIEVLRPVPCVALIPLSMLTFGFGVRMELGIVAFATFWPLLVLVQSAVQQIEPRLLEVSRVLGLSARERTFKIVLPAIVPRLFVALRLGVALALVVAVTVEIAANPYGMGYAMMIAQQSFEPALMLAWLGWIGVVGFAVNAGMVLLQRLVARRMGALS, from the coding sequence ATGGCACAGGGCCGCTTGTTGCGCTGGCTGCGGCCGTGGGTGTTTCCTGCGCTGCTGGCCGCTGCCTTCGAGTGGTACGCGCGGCGCGCAGCCGCGCTGGGCAGCGATGCACTTGCGCCGCCGAGCGCTGCGACCAGGGCTTTGGTCGGCGCGGCGCTGGACGGCTCGCTCTGGCACGCCACAGGCTTTACGCTCGGCACGGCGGCGCTCGGCCTGCTGCTGGGCACGGCGCTCGGGCTGGCGCTCGGACTGGTGCTCGGGATCTCGCGCCGCGCGGCGCAACTGGGGTTTTTGTCGATCGAGGTGCTGCGGCCCGTGCCTTGCGTTGCGCTGATTCCGCTGTCGATGCTGACCTTCGGCTTTGGCGTGCGCATGGAACTGGGCATCGTCGCCTTCGCCACCTTTTGGCCGCTGCTGGTGCTGGTGCAGTCGGCGGTGCAGCAGATCGAGCCCCGGCTGCTCGAAGTCAGCCGCGTGCTGGGTCTGTCGGCACGCGAGCGGACTTTCAAGATCGTGCTGCCGGCCATCGTGCCGCGCCTGTTTGTCGCGTTGCGGCTTGGCGTGGCGCTGGCGCTGGTGGTGGCCGTGACGGTGGAGATTGCGGCCAACCCCTACGGCATGGGCTACGCGATGATGATTGCGCAGCAGAGTTTCGAGCCTGCGCTGATGCTCGCGTGGCTCGGCTGGATCGGCGTGGTGGGCTTTGCAGTCAATGCCGGCATGGTGCTTTTGCAGCGGCTGGTGGCGCGGCGCATGGGGGCGCTGTCATGA
- a CDS encoding ABC transporter permease, whose protein sequence is MNGNGHPRLGADGLGALGALAVLGALVALWWGASNAGWVSRVFLPTPQAVFASLLEGLDLSRDAGNGELIAFTQATVGHMLQGWLLASLFGVLLGTAIGVSPVARAWVQPTLEFIRPLPASALLPLALSIFGLNRGTVLFVVAFGAMWPVLLATVHGLATLEPRLSEVARCLQMSRGAQVWKMGLPNAMPDILAGMRLALTVALIVAVVGEMIAAQSGLGQAILLAARAFRASDLFAGIALLGGIGFVSNALLAGAEKRWLRWQHP, encoded by the coding sequence ATGAACGGCAACGGGCACCCGCGCCTGGGCGCCGATGGTCTTGGCGCGCTCGGTGCGCTCGCCGTTCTCGGCGCGCTGGTTGCGCTGTGGTGGGGCGCGAGCAACGCGGGCTGGGTGAGCCGCGTGTTCTTGCCGACACCGCAAGCCGTCTTTGCCAGCCTGCTCGAAGGGCTCGATCTTTCGCGGGACGCCGGCAACGGCGAACTGATCGCCTTCACGCAGGCCACCGTCGGCCACATGCTGCAGGGCTGGCTGCTGGCCTCGCTCTTCGGTGTACTGCTGGGCACGGCCATCGGCGTGTCGCCGGTGGCGCGTGCCTGGGTGCAGCCGACGCTCGAATTCATCCGGCCGCTGCCCGCTTCGGCGTTGCTGCCGCTGGCGCTATCGATCTTCGGGTTGAATCGCGGCACGGTGCTGTTCGTGGTCGCTTTCGGCGCGATGTGGCCGGTGCTGCTGGCCACGGTGCACGGCCTGGCGACGCTGGAGCCGCGCCTGTCGGAAGTGGCGCGCTGCCTGCAGATGTCGCGTGGCGCCCAGGTCTGGAAGATGGGCCTGCCCAACGCCATGCCCGATATCCTGGCCGGCATGAGGCTGGCGCTGACCGTTGCCCTGATCGTGGCGGTGGTCGGTGAAATGATCGCCGCGCAAAGCGGCCTGGGCCAGGCCATTCTTCTGGCCGCGCGCGCCTTTCGCGCGAGCGATTTGTTCGCCGGCATCGCGCTGCTCGGCGGCATCGGCTTTGTCAGCAACGCGCTGCTGGCCGGCGCAGAAAAGCGCTGGCTGCGCTGGCAGCACCCCTGA
- a CDS encoding cyclase family protein, whose translation MPRKFVDLSIFLENDVLSDPPAFAPKIEYFTHDQTYEQIASFFPGLQRADLPDGEGWAVERVQMSTHNGTHLDAPYHFHSTMDKALGKRRPAIAIDEVPLDWCFQPGVKLDFRHFADGYVVTVDDVQAELQRIGHTLSALEIVLVNTRAGSRYGHGDYVSAGAGMGYKATMYLLERGVRLTGTDAWSWDAPFVHTAKKYGQTQDASLIWEGHKAGREIGYCHLEKLHNLEVLPPTGFFISCFPHKIRGASAGWTRAVAIFDDALMASA comes from the coding sequence ATGCCACGCAAGTTTGTCGACCTGTCGATCTTCCTGGAAAACGACGTGCTCTCCGACCCGCCGGCCTTCGCGCCGAAGATCGAGTACTTCACGCACGATCAGACCTATGAGCAGATCGCGTCCTTCTTTCCGGGCTTGCAGCGCGCAGACCTGCCCGATGGCGAAGGCTGGGCCGTGGAACGGGTACAGATGTCCACGCACAACGGCACGCACCTCGATGCGCCCTATCACTTTCACTCGACCATGGACAAGGCGCTGGGCAAGCGCCGGCCGGCCATCGCGATCGACGAGGTGCCGCTCGATTGGTGCTTCCAGCCCGGCGTGAAGCTGGATTTTCGCCACTTCGCTGACGGTTACGTGGTCACGGTCGACGACGTTCAGGCCGAACTCCAGCGCATCGGCCACACGCTGAGCGCGCTCGAAATCGTGCTGGTCAACACGCGCGCCGGCTCGCGCTACGGCCACGGCGACTATGTGTCGGCCGGCGCGGGCATGGGCTACAAAGCCACGATGTATCTGCTCGAGCGCGGCGTGCGCCTGACCGGCACCGACGCCTGGAGCTGGGACGCGCCCTTCGTGCACACCGCGAAGAAATACGGCCAAACGCAGGACGCATCGCTGATCTGGGAAGGCCACAAGGCAGGCCGCGAGATCGGCTACTGCCACCTGGAGAAGTTGCACAACCTGGAGGTGCTGCCGCCGACGGGCTTTTTCATCAGCTGCTTTCCGCACAAGATCCGTGGCGCTTCGGCAGGCTGGACGCGCGCAGTGGCGATCTTCGACGATGCCTTGATGGCGTCGGCCTGA